A window of Megalops cyprinoides isolate fMegCyp1 chromosome 13, fMegCyp1.pri, whole genome shotgun sequence genomic DNA:
GAAAGTAAGATATTGTACTATGGAGTTACGCAATGATTTGTGTCTTGGCCTGGCATGGTCGTTTTGACAAGTCCCAGAGCTGTGCGAGTGCTCCCCTGGTgcgcttttgtgtgttttggcctAGTTCTTGCGTAACTCTGAGAGCACGGTGCGCGCCACGAACAGATCCGACCGCGGGGACAGATTTGATGGGGATTGGATCAACGCTCATTCAGGATGGCCTCGGCTATCAGCGGTCACGTAGGGGCCCGTGGCAGCCTCATTCTCGTTTATATGctgctgttcattaaaaaaaaaaaaagaagaacgTGTCCGAACAGATTGTTTAGCTGCGTATTTTCATTGGCAGCGTTAgtcacacaaagcacacgtATTAATGTGCAGTGGGTAATGACTTTAATCAATCTCAATCAATTTGACATAGTTTCCTGCTTCTCCCGGAGGTGTTATATAAAGGTGGTGGTGTCGGGGAGAAGCGTTGCGCGATCTCAGCACGGCACCCAGGGAAAGCAGCTCCTGTCTCCGCCGTCCTATGGCGACCTTCAGAGCGCAGCTTAAACTTTAATGAGATTATGGCTGTGAACTGTCTGTAAGTAGCGCCGTATCTCCTTACAGTGAGTGCTGGTCTCCGATGAATGAATGCTTCCAACGGCCAGAGAAAGGCCCCCTGTTCGAGGCGATTTAGCGGCCTTTATATGGCCTGTTGTTAGCACAGGAGCACTGTGCTAACCGTTTTTACGCAATCTCATCGTGACAGTGTAGTGAACGGAAGATGGGGCCACAGATTTACAGTAATATCAGTTGCGCACCTCAGCTGTTGTTTTAGGGTTCTTCTTAATTGGGGCTTGAGATTAGTTTCAAGTTTTCCGGGAGAAAGTGGGTAAGTATCGGAAAGCTGGACGCACCAAGCACACAGCAAGTCAGGAGCCCTAACGAGACTGCTTCATAAATGCTTTCGGACGTCCAACTGAATGTTCaccctgggttttattttgtcatggaGCCAGCTGACAGTGTGCGTGCCTTCGAACACGCATGTGCCTCGCCACCCGAACGTGTTTGTTATATGTCCGTTTCCCGCTTCTCGCGGCGAGCCACGCGTGATGTTTGCCCGCCGTTTGTGCGTGAGGAGGGTGAAGTGGGACCAGAGCCTCTTCCCCGAGGGCCTCGCTTCACCTCTGGAACCGTCAGCACGCAGAACAGCAGAGGCTAGGGTTACTGAACTCGTGAAACTTTGAAGAAAGGCGCGTCGCTCCTTCCACGTCACGGTGGAATTCCGCAGAGCCTTCTACCCTGTCAGCCTGGaatgcactctgtctctgacctCTACCTGGGGGCTGTCCCTGAGTGGGGAGCCTGAAATGCCCAACATCTGCTGTGACTCAGAAGAGAAACGTGGCTCAGAAGAGGTGTAAGAAATCTACCAAAGGCAACATGTAGGCACCACTAAAAATCAGCAGGTGTCCTTAGCTTTTAAAGGCTAGATAGATGCGGATGTTATTAACATAAATACACTGGTGACTGCTGAACTGCTGAAAGGAATGCTTAATTTACCTTTAGGTAACGCTCAAAAAGACCTTGAGCAAATCATAAGTGTAAGTGCATTTAAGTGTGAATCAGTGAAGGACAGGTAGTTAATTTAATTCAGTGCGTAACATACTTTCCAGGACAAGTAGGAAGATGAAGTCAGTCAGTTCCTCATtggccccctagtggtggaatgaacttcctgTAACTTCAAGAACTATAGAATTATTCCAGTGTTGTCTTAGATCGACACAAATCTGTACAGACTTCAGTTTGATTCTCAGAACTACCATGCCTAGAAACTGATAACTCCACTCTTGAGAGAAAAGATCATTGTTAGGATCTGGGTTCATGTTAATGAGATGTAATTAAGTAGTTTGCTGTTTGGAATAATTGTTCTGAGCTGTGATTTTCCTGttgtacacacacagatcttGATATCTGTTCAGTATAGGCCTGGCTGTTCTGGTCATatgttcttgttgttgttgtagtttctgtgaTATGTATGTACTGTGCAATGTCACATTAGCCTTATAAGTCACTCTAtaaaagagtgtctgccaaataaactCTTTAATAATAGAAGCAGGAGCTGGAAAGAACAGGTTTGGCCCAGGACAGAGTCCAACAGCGGAAATGTGGAGGCTGACCTCTGTTCCTCAAGAAGTTTTAGAGGgcttcttgtttgtttgtttaaagggTGTTAGCACAGTGACGTGGTATCTCCATCTTTGATTCTCAGCTATAGGAACGGGATGCAGAAAGGTGCAAGCCTTTTGCATCCAAAAATCTTCATGAACaaacagaactgcacacagtaaaaGCTCATATTCAGAAGCAGCTGaccacaaataaaaacagacatgggGCCAGCAGAGACCCTGATGGACTTACCacaaggggagagggaggaactAAGCTTAATGAATTCATAATTACAGGACGTAATGCATGCCAGGATTCAGCCCACGCCAACATGAGGCTGATGGCCTCACCCATCCATCAGTCAGAGTTTACCCAGTGTAACCCAGTTAGGAGAGGTACTTGAGTTATAGAGAGGCACAGCAAAATTCAGATACAACATGAGGAGTggcattgaaataaatgaaattaaaactatGCTGATTTGATACCCTGGGTTGTGAACAGAGATGTCCTAAATGCAGATCCATTACTGTGTATTTGACTTTGAATTGTTAATCACTGCTAATTATATCTGACTGATCTGCTCTGCTTTCAggtaaatgtgttaaaattCAGAAGAAGGGGCCACCCTCAACTCCGGACAGCCTCCACAAGTACTCACCTAACAACAAGAGGGGCGGGGCGCTCTCGTCTGTGGCCAATCGGCCGCTCAGAGACCGCGTCATCCACCTGCTGGCGCTGAAGCCCTACAGGAAGCCGGAGCTGCTCCTGTGGCTGGAGCGCGACAGAGCCAGCCCCAAAGACAaggctgacctgggatcagtgctggaggaggtgaggccTGTTGCTGCGCATGCACACAGCCATAAGAGGGCGATAGATCTAACCACTAGGGGCAGTTTCTTCCTAAATAACAGTTTTAAATAGGCATTTTTGATAACTTTCACATCATAATGAGTCTGAAGGTCCTTACAGTTAACCAAGAATGAGAGGAAAATGTACAATCACTTAAATTAGTTACCCAAggacaaaacagcaacagataCTGAGACACAAGGGATTGCATATTCAGCAGGAATAATGTGAACAATACTGAAAATATCTCATAACTGCTAAGTTGACATAAATTCAGAAAGTATATCATCCACTGTTACATGGTTATTTATAAATGTGGTACCCAACACACATCATCCTGAAAACTCTGCCATACCTATTATTGTTAAGCTGTGCTGAAAAATGTCTGATCCATATTAATGAGCTCTGTTTGTGTTACTATGGCGAAGCGGTTTCCCCACTCCTGATGGGTTTGTTCAGAATAGCGCTGAGAGACGGTGCGGTTGTATATCAGCGAGAATCAAATCTCAGCACAGCACCTGTTCCAACAGTCACAGGCTGATAACAGTGGGGCGAATAGGTACTCTTCTGCTCGGCAACtccttgtttaaaaatgaatcctcCCTGCACTTCACCGTAGCTgctgagggggtgggagaggtgACGGTTTTGGGGTTGGGTGAGACGCGACAGAAAAATGATGATCTCAGCCAGGAGGGTTCTTGGGTACCGCTGCTCCTGTGTAAATTTGGGAAGAGTCCCTCCGCTGTGATTAGCGGGGAAGGCAGCGCCTCGCTGTAATTAGGCCTCGAGCTGTAATTATGTGTGGAGGAGACGCGGCGTGTTTCGGCAGGGGATGGGAGAGAGCTCTCTCGACCGCACCggcaggggctgggggctgtgCTGAGGGATTGATGTTCCCAGATCTTTCGGGAGATGAATTCTAGGTAAATCCAAAGAAGGGGGTGATGTTCAGGACCAGGGAGATGAGGGCCAGAGATTTCTGGGTTTAGGGTAGCAGGGGTATGTGCACTTCAGAATGGCCTAAACAGAGGCGCGTGTCAGCTACACATGCCCATGAAAGACTGTTCTAATTTATGGAGGTGTTGGAGATACTCTTactgaaactgattttttttcttctgcataaACCATGAATAATTTAGCACTGTGGCTAATTATCCCAATATAATGCATGCTGGTGCATGTGAATTATTCATCTGAAGAATTAATACCCATCACTCTCGCATTTTAATAACCAAAGCCAGTAAGTGTATATGCACAGCTAATTCTGAAGAGGGCTTTTATCAGGCATCGTGATGCTACATAGCGGACTAACGATctgttaaaatgattaattgaagGTGAAGATTCAACTACAGAACtgtgtaaaacatgcaggggaATAAATCTCTCGCATAACACAtgccatgtatgtgtgtgtgtgaggtggggggaaaaaaattatgaaaaaactTTGGCAAACAAGATGGTTTGAAACCTGTTAGGGCCTCTAGCCTGGAGCTGTGTCAGGTAATGGGAGGTCATTTTGTTAGTGATTATACAGTGTTCAGAAGGTTCCATTTCCCATGCTCCTTAGCTTTGAGGACAGGAGATGAGGTGTTGTTCTTGTGTGTCCGTTGCAGGTCGCTAAACTGAATCCTAAGGACAGCAGCTTCACACTGAAGGATGAGTTCTACAAACAGGTCCAGAAGGACTGGCCCGCGTACCACGAGGAGGAGCGGCAGCTGCTCCACAGGCTGCTGACCAGGTGGGCCGCTGCGTTCAACTGCGTTTGTCTGGTCCTTAACATTTACCTCTCTGCTGAACACATCAGAAACCTGTCTGTGCCTGCCTGAACAAGAAAACCATTAAAGAGGTACGTGGAAGGTTAAAGGGCGATTGAGGCTTTCACAGTAGATTCCAGTCCTCCACAGCCTCAACTGCCTGTGGAAATTACTGTAAAATTAGGGCAAAAAATTCTCTGGTGTTTATCgcactgttacattacattacattacatgcatgaCCTCCAGCATAAAATCgcattatgttattttttttagatattattGAACATAGAACATATATagaacatatattttatatattattgaagatgtttgacaaaaaaaaaattcatagtCTATTACCATTGTGGGGTGAGACACTGTACTGTTACCTCATTGTGTTGAAGagaaatgtaacaaatatgCACGTAAACCATATCCCATGTTTGTTCAGTAAGAATCCTTTCAGGGTTGAATCTATACACTATTTAATCTGTTAagtatacataataataatcaacaaGGCAGCAGCTGTCAACAAACTGCATGAAAGAGGAGATTGTCAGTTGGACTGTTCCCACGATCAGTATTTGCGTACCTCTACGTGGTAGACCATTGTAAAACAATTAGGCCATAGATCCCACATGTAGTCCATAAATCTTCCTTACCGTCTGTAAGACAGACTGAGCAGTTATTGTAGCCATGGCAGGCTCACATGGGGCCTGCAGAAGCCTGGTCATACCTCGCAATTGCActgagggtaaaaaaaaaaaaaaactgtagaaCATGCATTCAGAGTCTGGTGCGCACAGCCTAAGCTAAACGCTTCTCCTTTCCCTAAAGGAAAGAAGGAGCAGCTTAAAGTCTGCagttctgtgtttctcagtgtcaCGTGCCGTGCCAGAATTGCAGCCtgagtgtgtttttaataactttaataaCTTTTACTTTGCAATACCAGGCTTATTCCTTAAACCACcagatttcagatgttttgagCATTAGAAAGTGAAACCAATAATTTCCTTTAAATAGCACTTACTCttctcagtgttttgttttccctgaaCTGATGCACTCATGGAATATTCCCATGTGTATTTAATTGGTTTTACACTCAGAAATGTTCTTTTGTCAATCTGGTTTCCGATCGATTGACATAGGTTTTTTCACATCTTGTATTAAGGATTGTCAAGATgactttattaataaaaaataattactaaAAGAGgagataataataattttactgCCGTCAGTATTACCAACTGTAATTGTTCCGGAAGCCCAGCAGAAGCCCGGCAGAACTCATTACAATGGGAGAAAAGTCTGCTGCTGACGTCAGTCTTCGGCCAAATATAAGCCTTTTGCCTCATTTGCCTTCAGTGCTTTGGGAGGCATACTTCCTCTTACCTATCTGCAGTGCAAAAATAAGTCTGGGCTTACGTATTATCTGCAATGAGGACCTGAGAACAGAATAAGATCCATTTGAGCGTGCGCTGTCTGAGACAAATATCAGAAATGAACTTGATCAGTTTCGTTTGACTGAATTTTCACCCCATTTTCACCccttccattttctctctgtctttttaaaaggcGTGTAACGGGTTCTACCCATCCTATTGTTCCAAAAATATAACCGAGCGGTTCTTGCCCAGGACGACCGTTTAGTTTAACTTTTGTAGAGGTTTCCCCCCTCACACAAAAGGCACAAACCTCAGTCGCTTGATTGGACAATAAAAGTGACAAATATGGGTCATAAGGGACAGCCGGCTTCCCCTCGTGATAATGGTGTGGTATATGTgaggaaggagctggaggaagcaGATTTCGGGCAGGGGGGCATTTCTGCGCAGACAGAGGCGCCTGGCAGCGTTGTTTTATGCCCCTCACCCTGTACAGCCGCACCAGTGGGCGCTGCGCGGCGCTCGCCTCCGGCAGATGTTATCTGGGATGGGAAACCATGGCAGAAAGTGACCTACCCTGTCTAGACATGTTGGTTAGGCCATCACCTCAGCATACCTGTCTTTGCTAGTAGCTCATTAGAGGATACAAATCCAGAAAGCGTCTCTGAGTTTTCccttacatgcatgcatgcatgcatgtgtctctctgtcactcacacacacacacacgcacacacacactcacacagatatacatacatacatgtatacatacatacatacatacatacagtacatatgtgtgtgtaggctcGTTTTTAACTTACTGGACTGAAAAAGCAAGGTTTCAGAGCTACTTGACAGTCTATTTTAAGCAATGCTAAACAGTGCAAAATGGACTTTGATCCCAAAGTTAAACTGTGACCAtagttttttcctgttttttttttttttcttcccttgaATATGACCCCACCTCTTTGGGTCTGTGTATTCAAGAAACTGCGAATTAGAAGTTGAGTTTATTTTCAATTGCAAACATAGCCTCCACTTCAGAACCAATTGCTACTTCTCTTGACGAGTTTGGAGAAACTTGAAGGCACATATGGAAtggaatttgattttttttcttcttccccgAACTTATTTTCCAGGAAGCTGCAGCCACTCGGCAATGGCCAATCAAAGAGTCTCCAATCAAACCCCGCATTCAGCAAAACCTCAGGGGAACCTCCTGCGCATCTCAGCCCCGTTAAGAATCTGGCTGTGGTAATTACACTCATGCTGCCTTGCATACACACTGCTTATTCCTCAAGCATGTCGAGAATGCGTGGGAAACgctacattattttttttttacaggcaaTATAAATCATTACAGCACGGTGTGACATGGTAGACATTGGGTCACGTGCCttacaaaaacaatgagatGCTGCAGTCAGTTCTGTTACAGTGGGATGCTAGAATAAGTTTTGTTACAGCCTTTTCAAAAACGGTGAGCTGCTGGAATCAGTTTTGTTACAACCTTTACAAAAAAAGTGAGATGCTGGAATCAGTTATGTTCTGGACTTAACAAAACACTGCGAAATGCTTGAGATAGTTCTATTATAGCCTTTAGAAAGACTGTGAGATGCTTCAGTCAGTTCCCTTACCGCCTTCATAAAGAAGTGAGTGTAAACTGGAAGCCTTTTCTCTCATCTGTTTCTCTCAGAAACGCCCAGTGCCTTCTGACCCACTGGAAAATCAGGCTCAGAAGAAGCCCAGAGTGCCAGAGCAGCATCAGCATCCACAGCCCGTCTCCAACGGACTCCCACACGGAGGCCAGGCTGCCCCTGCCCCAGTTGCCTCCAGTTTACACACCAAGACTGAGTTTCAGAGGACAAGTAACCACACGTCGGAGAGCCAAAATGGCTTCCTTCCGAAGCACAAGCTCAGCAGCTCCTCTGATGGTCAGAAGCTGGAGCGAGCCAAgcagcaccccctgctgaccAGCCCCAAGCCCCCCCGGACTGAATCCTCTGTCTGCACTGACCAGCAGCTCGCCAATGGCCAGCACAAGAAGAAGAAGTCCAAGAAGcacaaggagaaggagagggagcgcTTGAAAGACAGCGAGAAGAACGAGTGGCTGGAGGCCAGCCCTGACCTCAAGCACAATCAGGAAAACCTGAAAGGTAAGAGAacacgcgtgcgcgcgcacacacacacacacacacacacacacacacacacacacacacagacacatatccatacatgaaaaagacagcaaaaagaCAACTCAAAgtgacacatatacacacacgtgctcacaaacacattcatggctgaacacacacatgggcGTActtacacactctcacacatgtatgcacacacatatacacatacacagtcacacacacatgcgcatacacacaaatgtacagaaACCTCTTCTACCTGCGGAAGTCTCTGATGCATCTGTAAAAGCACCACCCTTCCGTCTAAGCTAGGTGGGAACTTGGTGTTCCAGCTGGACACGAATAAAGCAGGGATTTTAAGAGCGTATTTAATTGTGTCAAGTGTGTGGGCAGTGGATACTCCAGGGCAGGATTCTGCCAGGCCATTAATGATTGACTCAGTAACAGCTGTGCCGGTGCATTAGGTCTCGAGGCAGAGCCCTCCCCCACGCCCGATTCCTTCCCCAGTCTGAAGAGCTGCGGTCACGGTCGGCCTGGAAACAGCTCGGCAGCCAGGGCCTGTGATAAAACGATTTGGCCGGCCTTGATTGTGGTGTTTATCACGTTTGCGCGAGCGGATTGCTCTTAACTttcccgtgtgtgtgtttacccaCAGAGCACGAACGTGCAAACACACCTGTCACTCCGACGTCCCCAGCCGAGCTGACCGACTACCTGCTGTGAGTACTGACCGAGTACACAGGGTGGGAGCACTGACTATGAGTACTGAATGAGtacatggggtgggggggttactTTTGGTCATCATATTCATGTATTATTCCCATCCTTCACAAACGTCCTGTGGAGCTTTCCTTAAACACTTACTAAGAAGTGTCAGCAGTATGAAATGGCTGCATATTACATGCGCTCAATTTTGATGTATGTAATAACACATTATAGCAATGCATATAATAGGTATGTAAAGTCAATATCAGTCAAAATATGAGCACATATGTTATGTGTCTGTCCCCTTCATTTTGGAGGGTCTTTCCCAAAGATTTGGGTTCAAGTCATGTCAAAGTCACATCAAATGTATTAAAGTAAATGTTGGAATAAATGTGCAATTTCATGAAAGAAATCATCTATTGCACTTAACAAGGGGCAACACTGAGAAAgcatgagaaaaagaaaaccgtGATCTCATGGGtcaaatacatgtacatgctGAGAACTCATCTTGTTGTTGCAACATCAGTACTTCTTCATTTCAGTTGGTCTGTGGTGCCACACTCAGGCAAGAGAGAGAATTGCAGGTTTTCCCCAGcattatgtttacatatatTGGTTGGTACAGCTACGTGTAGGATAGCGTACTGCACAGGGTAAAAAATCCAAACACGATCCAATATCAATGAAATGTGCATCGCTAAGCAATTTATTACACCCCCCAAAATATACTCATTGAATTGAGTTCATGTCCACACTCTCATACAACTGGTAGTGAAACCAGCTAAAGAAGGATCTTAATCTGCTTTGCAACTGATTTTGCGTTGAACTGCTCGCTCCTCAGGAAGTACAGTCCCATCACAACCTCGGAGCAGCGTCAGAAGTACAAGGAGGATTTCTGCGCCGAGTACGACGAGTACAGAGACCTTCACTCCCGGATCGGCAGCGTCACCCAGATGTTTGTTCAGCTGGGCTCCAAGATAAAGACCCTGACCCCCGGAACGCAGGAGTACAAGGTACAGCCCCACGTGCGAGGTCACTCCCGGGGCTTTCACAATACAGCAAGTCAAAATACCTCATTAGATCCAGCTGGATGCTGGGCTTTAGTCAGAGGGGCCAAACTGCGTTCTCagtaaatgtacattacattacatcacaatcaTTGACAGTCATTACATGAGGATTTAAAGTCTCTAATAAAAGCTACCATGTCTCGATTCCTGCAGGTTATGGAAGACCAAATattggaaaaatacagaaagtatAAGAAGGTAAGGGAAATGAGTTCATAATTGTTGAATCGGATTCCCAGCTGTCACCTGGAAAATGTATTCACAGTGGCATTCATGAGACACGTGGGTTTAAACCGCATGCATGAATTGGGCTGTTCAGAGCTGGAGTGACTCACACAGTCCTCGCGTTGCTGGGTTTGCATGGGTAATTGATGGGAGGCCATGTGACACAGCCGCGGTCCTCATGCGGCAGGTGCTTTGCGTCCTGAAACCCCTGACAGCGTGTCGCTTCTCTCCGCAGAAGTTTCCGGGCTATCGGGAAGAGAAGAAGCGCTGCGAGTACCTCCACCACAAACTGTCGCACATCAAAAGCCTCATCCTGGACTTTGACCAAACCCAGACGCCTTCGTAGCGCCGGAGCCCCCCTGGAGTGCGGGCGGACCAAAAGACCCCCTCCCAGGGGCCCCCCTTCCCGGTGGGGTCCGAAATTCATGGcgagaggaaaaggaaaaaaaaaaaagcaaaagaaactAAACTGCATTTTCTCTTCGTTCCTCTCTGAGGCGATGTGGAGCAGGAGCACATGTGTAAGAATGTTGCTCACTTTGGATGGGCAGTGACCACTGACTCGTGATCAAAGCAAGccctttattgtatttttttttttgtttccattgtaCAGGAGAGGCAGGGGCCCGGGGGGTTTGAAATTGGTGGATTTTGTagtacagaaaatgtgttgagAAAACACAGTTTAAGCCAAAACCTGTCTTTACCCACAGTGCAAGACTGCCTGATTAATTTTCTGCCCCTTGAACGAGGGGTTAGTGACCACATTAATGCAGGAACAAGGATTCATTGGAGCAGTTGTGTAGAGTAGTGATAGATACCCCTCGCACCCCTTCAGTCACCATTGCGTTACACTCATATAGTGCCGGGTAAATCCACAATTTCATTCTTTGCTACAATTGCTGAAGCCTTTCctgaaatgtagaaatgtaaaattatgattAAGTATTTAATCACGATGATTTAAGCATCACAAAGGTTTTATGAATCACTGGAAAGCATTTTTGGGATACCTGGAAGTTTTCACCTGCTTGGTGTAATTCACCTGAAACTGTAATGAGCAGGGCACGCATCACACCAGATGTTTCAAATGAATTCCTCAAACTTTCACTCCCATTTTCTACATTCACCTCCCCTTGAATGCAACACGCTGCCCTTGATCGCTCTCGTTCGCAGCTGGGGGTCCGTGGCAGCTGTGCTGCAGTTGTGGGTGGTTTTCTGGATGGAAGGGAGTCATGGGAAACCAAGGTGACTTGGGGACCTTTAGCCTCCTTAAAGCTGTCTCCAGGAAAACACGGAGCAGGATTTACGTTAGGCTAAAAGTCATGGTGACAGCCACTTGAAATGACTGAAACCTTTCACATGCTCAGACTCAAACAATCAGAGTTACAGGGGGTGTATCCCTTTTATGGTTGCTGTAATTAAACCCCATCCGCTCTCACAGGAGATGCTCGGAATCTTTAAGCATTTCTCTCAGTATATGAATTCTCTTTATAAGAGCAATCCTCTGTGTCCCCGGCTCTGCTGATTCAGACTGAAGAAACTGAGCATGG
This region includes:
- the LOC118787813 gene encoding RNA polymerase II elongation factor ELL, translated to MAALRPEHRYGLSCGKINKNIPNKTLYHVKLTDSAIRALEAYQNLKGSLPNQPSICFKGSQGYIKIPTPSSESPDGLRIFSFYLSSDSKDKPQASFDCIQQYVSGEGREQLECQGSIQDKITVCATDDSYQMTRERMSQVEKDIWSRTAIEIKPGSTYPSKCVKIQKKGPPSTPDSLHKYSPNNKRGGALSSVANRPLRDRVIHLLALKPYRKPELLLWLERDRASPKDKADLGSVLEEVAKLNPKDSSFTLKDEFYKQVQKDWPAYHEEERQLLHRLLTRKLQPLGNGQSKSLQSNPAFSKTSGEPPAHLSPVKNLAVKRPVPSDPLENQAQKKPRVPEQHQHPQPVSNGLPHGGQAAPAPVASSLHTKTEFQRTSNHTSESQNGFLPKHKLSSSSDGQKLERAKQHPLLTSPKPPRTESSVCTDQQLANGQHKKKKSKKHKEKERERLKDSEKNEWLEASPDLKHNQENLKEHERANTPVTPTSPAELTDYLLKYSPITTSEQRQKYKEDFCAEYDEYRDLHSRIGSVTQMFVQLGSKIKTLTPGTQEYKVMEDQILEKYRKYKKKFPGYREEKKRCEYLHHKLSHIKSLILDFDQTQTPS